One Bacteroidota bacterium genomic window carries:
- a CDS encoding YbjN domain-containing protein produces MERYYKIIEEALQVIGVDPQHARNAEEGQWSIFRDEIEVFVDLWSSGKESQWNYYFKEEDVPVLQVIAPITTLPVFDLDEFYEELLEINRHLFYATFVVNKEQNMLAVKYRSVGLELDVDEATQAIESVSYYAEYFQPRLIQKFRVQPV; encoded by the coding sequence ATGGAACGTTATTATAAGATAATAGAAGAGGCTTTACAAGTGATAGGAGTAGACCCACAACATGCACGCAATGCCGAAGAAGGACAATGGTCGATTTTTAGAGATGAGATTGAAGTGTTTGTGGATTTATGGAGCAGTGGAAAAGAGTCTCAATGGAACTATTACTTTAAAGAAGAGGATGTGCCCGTTTTGCAGGTAATAGCTCCTATTACCACATTGCCGGTTTTTGATTTGGACGAGTTTTATGAAGAATTGCTTGAAATAAACCGCCACCTGTTTTATGCCACTTTTGTAGTGAATAAAGAACAAAATATGCTTGCTGTTAAATACCGTTCGGTAGGCCTTGAGTTGGATGTTGATGAAGCCACTCAAGCCATCGAGAGTGTAAGCTACTACGCTGAGTATTTTCAGCCGCGTTTGATACAAAAATTCAGGGTGCAACCTGTTTAA
- a CDS encoding aspartyl/asparaginyl beta-hydroxylase domain-containing protein codes for MIAKLKLPFQFDVEKLQADLKKFREDDWISHYNKSHYEGDWGIIALRAEDGNKYKIFSPYEVTDKMADTEYMAKCPYFREVLDSLKCQKNTVRLMRLRPRAVIKEHTDYNLSLDDVELRLHIPITTNPQMEFYLDKQRVFLNEGECWYLNFNLLHSLKNGGQTDRVHLVIDCSVNDWLRSFFTQASN; via the coding sequence ATGATTGCTAAGCTAAAACTACCGTTTCAGTTTGATGTAGAGAAACTTCAAGCTGATTTAAAAAAATTTAGGGAAGACGATTGGATATCACACTATAACAAAAGTCATTACGAGGGTGATTGGGGTATAATTGCTTTAAGAGCCGAGGATGGCAATAAGTACAAGATATTCTCTCCTTACGAGGTTACGGACAAGATGGCTGATACTGAATACATGGCAAAGTGCCCGTATTTCAGAGAAGTTTTAGACAGTCTTAAATGTCAAAAGAACACTGTACGATTGATGCGATTGAGACCCAGAGCTGTTATTAAAGAACATACAGACTATAACTTATCACTTGATGACGTAGAACTTCGCTTACACATCCCAATTACTACTAATCCACAGATGGAGTTTTACCTTGATAAACAACGCGTATTCTTAAACGAGGGGGAATGCTGGTATTTGAACTTTAATCTATTGCACAGTCTAAAAAATGGCGGACAAACAGACCGTGTTCACTTAGTTATAGACTGCTCAGTAAATGATTGGCTACGGAGCTTTTTTACCCAAGCATCTAATTAG
- a CDS encoding Fe2+-dependent dioxygenase — protein MQEQTSFPALYLHIPQLISADKLPAIDELISRSDFVDGKLTATAAAKEVKNNTQIDIRNQQTLPLIQQHIVDAMNRSPIFQAAIFPRHIFPPLVSRYRAGMSYGWHVDSPLMGAYPGMRGDIAMTIFLSEPDTYEGGELVVLSPTGEFSYKLAKGDAIVYPCTQVHCVKEVTKGMRQVAVTWIQSYIRDAGQRQTLFELYNVHKSISKDNPNSPEANQLLQTHSNLIRMWAEA, from the coding sequence ATGCAAGAACAAACAAGTTTCCCTGCTTTATATCTCCATATCCCACAACTAATCTCTGCGGATAAATTACCGGCAATTGATGAGTTAATATCACGCTCTGATTTTGTTGACGGAAAACTAACAGCTACCGCTGCAGCAAAGGAGGTTAAAAACAATACGCAGATTGACATTAGAAATCAGCAAACATTACCGCTGATACAACAGCATATTGTTGATGCAATGAACCGTAGCCCTATATTTCAAGCGGCAATATTCCCGCGCCACATCTTCCCGCCATTAGTAAGTCGTTACAGGGCAGGAATGAGTTACGGCTGGCACGTTGATAGCCCGCTTATGGGTGCCTATCCCGGCATGAGGGGTGATATTGCAATGACTATCTTCTTGAGCGAACCCGATACTTATGAAGGCGGGGAGTTAGTCGTCTTATCACCTACAGGTGAATTCAGCTATAAACTTGCTAAAGGAGATGCTATTGTATACCCATGCACACAAGTGCATTGCGTAAAGGAAGTAACTAAGGGTATGCGCCAAGTTGCAGTGACCTGGATACAAAGCTACATTAGAGATGCAGGCCAGCGGCAAACGCTATTTGAACTATACAATGTTCACAAGTCTATTAGTAAAGACAATCCCAATTCACCTGAGGCCAACCAATTGCTACAAACCCATAGTAATTTAATACGTATGTGGGCTGAAGCCTAA
- a CDS encoding PKD domain-containing protein: MSNENNIQDFDNFFKESFGNFQPEPPAGVFEAIQSQLGTATAGGSAGTAIAGKAAQWGIAKIIVGSVSALAVATTIYIASTNSTNESAVPTNNTATENTASTGSTTEGTNPTDIETPSDVASSNTGTGANLPDNNASSGTNGSTVNGTAQANGGNSQPPLSVTPPASSEDNNKGVVTTVTTGTEKIVVPMYVSSAKACPNEQVTLTIADDLSKNTYKVNFGDGATATTVLGKSITHKYAAAGTYKITAVDIKGLKMAEQTLVIHGVKARFTIENTDKATFKFINTTEGAYTYNWFFGDNEQSTQQSPSHTYKSFEPKEYRVKLVAMDHIGCVDSFITTVKQTYTYEDLKPIIPNVFSPNGDGINDRYDIGIRNEELYHLVITDRNGSIVFESLDKENTWDGRNQLTGTECPATAYRMVFVYKIRGFGEQKVNGTLTIKR, from the coding sequence ATGTCTAACGAGAATAACATACAAGACTTCGACAACTTCTTTAAGGAGTCGTTCGGCAACTTTCAGCCCGAACCTCCTGCCGGAGTTTTTGAAGCTATCCAAAGCCAGCTGGGCACTGCAACTGCGGGAGGCAGTGCAGGTACCGCAATAGCAGGTAAGGCAGCACAGTGGGGTATTGCAAAAATTATAGTAGGTTCAGTATCAGCATTAGCTGTTGCTACTACTATATATATAGCATCAACAAACTCAACAAACGAGTCTGCTGTTCCAACTAATAATACTGCCACAGAAAATACTGCTTCAACAGGGTCAACTACCGAAGGAACAAACCCAACTGATATCGAGACTCCATCGGATGTTGCCTCATCAAACACCGGTACCGGTGCTAATTTACCAGATAATAATGCTTCAAGTGGAACTAATGGTAGTACTGTTAACGGAACAGCACAAGCCAATGGCGGAAATTCTCAGCCTCCGTTGTCAGTTACACCCCCGGCTTCTAGCGAGGACAACAACAAAGGAGTTGTAACAACAGTTACAACCGGTACAGAAAAAATAGTGGTACCAATGTATGTGTCTTCAGCCAAAGCTTGCCCCAATGAGCAAGTTACCTTAACCATTGCCGACGATTTATCAAAAAATACCTACAAGGTTAATTTTGGAGATGGAGCCACTGCTACAACTGTTTTGGGCAAGTCAATCACCCACAAGTATGCCGCCGCAGGAACGTATAAAATTACTGCTGTTGATATTAAAGGGTTAAAAATGGCTGAACAAACATTGGTAATACATGGTGTAAAAGCTCGTTTTACTATTGAAAATACCGATAAAGCAACCTTTAAGTTTATAAATACTACTGAAGGTGCATATACCTACAATTGGTTTTTTGGTGATAACGAACAAAGTACTCAGCAATCTCCTTCGCATACCTACAAAAGCTTTGAGCCTAAAGAATACAGAGTGAAGCTTGTGGCAATGGATCATATTGGTTGTGTAGATTCGTTTATTACAACCGTAAAACAAACCTATACCTACGAAGATTTGAAACCGATAATACCCAACGTGTTCTCTCCAAACGGAGATGGTATCAACGACAGGTATGATATAGGTATAAGGAACGAAGAGTTGTATCATTTAGTAATTACCGACCGTAACGGAAGTATTGTATTTGAGAGCTTAGATAAAGAAAATACCTGGGACGGACGTAACCAGCTTACAGGGACTGAATGCCCCGCTACAGCATATAGAATGGTGTTTGTATATAAGATAAGAGGTTTTGGGGAGCAAAAAGTAAACGGCACATTAACTATTAAACGTTAA
- a CDS encoding PKD domain-containing protein has translation MNKIKFLLRCTLALLFFGAVFANRVNAQCTITAKADGCVGVGVQFSVSGAATVGAIDSIVWTFSNGSTRTSVPTGVTNVWSSPTGGPSVVTVTIYKGGSTTPACVSTHNVTIHANPVADFNNLSPSPQCFNGNCFNFQDVSQTPSGNPIVWREFVFGDGGKQIDSISIPSIIGCYRYVPPTPAGGKFTPQMTIRDSKGCISFVEKQALIEIKPDIGANFTTPNPKQCLFTPTNFTNTSLVNQANTKKFIWDFGDGTIDSSQTQWSGFVHTYTKNGCFNAQLIIEALDGCKDTVKKAAACNVAPILDVSVANGDIQCATGQQFVFSHPAIQGAAFLWNFDDPPTGPLNFDNKNWTTTHNFSSTGPFDVRFTLFTQGPACQFDTVYRVHVKGPLAGIETKPAPVIPPSQRYQCKITDTVYFPNISSYYLNDDSAFNDFYYTVGGGIFQFITLTTAHVDFDTLVLGTPRNFTTRTGRKVYVNGDTVAVNGDTLILQGTYLVKGTDMSDRDAFFSKNSHTTRIWDFADAVAPQCTTDSRPIYPKSAANGNLHWPTSPAPAWTYDANGKWYNCNFNRDSLPKHWYTPGQERCYQVRLILEDTSKPDPNIQTLTSTHNDPSCQSEATVNLALQGPDASGLRMKKDPCYGSPNVYGIEFFFDRTGPACDRQMFWIHLDSTADRVDNTPNVFDKWIPQTGTVVDRMFTPWPMATMGLPPNVGSIYWQYSAQGGYPSKIADKSGWVTVGLRIQNGIDPTTGQPCIDEKWYNKAYRYIQAEPDYKFYNLNRPDSLYTFERLCSPNDIYVKRNKLAISLQGGLTDSTYASDSVGVDSWSWTNTAAPITGGYLETGALVDSFHRYMCDSLSNYCYSYVMRYEFKADGSVVLLDSVVTRVWDRTTKQTISVTPMDSIPDVIKKIRINSPGRYDVRHALITCQSEERLVDGAMKRVKTCCDNPYFEASHIAVLGFFSNLNLDDSIVCRNKEIQFFDSARYYLEDDIPVYPYILDEYDFWDNPLVYKDGSNRPRPRPFPADYEKLRWDFGDGTGWNSSVPDNPLRAFPEPGIYTVKLEMSDSIGCKQVETRNVTITGISSNFTYNRKLTNCRPTVDFLDTSLILDPCRLVKNTNCDQIVSWEWNFGDNKPNNQSISILQNPSKIYTSFGDFDVTLVVTTKLGCKDSIKRTISLEGPRPRFEFAADSVGCRPFTVELRNTSINPSPNANWIWYFGDGKFLNDNTGKDVTHTYDTAGTFEIILYQEDQTPLGSNKCNAIFPDTNQTNGNYRKFLVRVLPSRKTAFTVSDSIVCVNDSVTFTSSSDTIYSDYVWVTGVVGDTIKKTKANGGDVVGKRYTFPGTFYVQLRPQYTPPAGEPACPTSSVRRVVVRDVEAKFACDTANIPVMKFINQSRNAAKIWWDFGTGDGFEDGNARPDYPDANYNYGENKGFYTVLLAVESPEGCLDTAFCQFVYDYKVGINPPNIFTPGDGNNLNDLFDVRIENEEAYALGIYNRWGEKVFEAEKKDAMWDGKHMATGSDCPPGVYFVVINYRLRGQSDKTYRGTLTLKRQ, from the coding sequence ATGAATAAAATTAAATTTCTGTTACGGTGTACACTCGCACTGCTGTTCTTTGGAGCAGTCTTTGCCAACAGGGTCAATGCCCAGTGTACCATTACTGCCAAAGCCGACGGGTGCGTTGGTGTTGGCGTTCAGTTTTCGGTTTCCGGAGCTGCAACAGTCGGTGCAATAGACTCAATCGTGTGGACGTTTAGCAACGGTTCTACACGTACCTCTGTTCCCACAGGTGTTACTAACGTTTGGAGTTCCCCCACAGGCGGACCATCTGTTGTAACAGTTACCATCTATAAAGGAGGTAGCACCACACCGGCTTGCGTTTCAACACACAATGTTACTATCCATGCAAATCCTGTGGCTGATTTTAATAATCTATCGCCATCACCACAGTGTTTTAATGGTAACTGTTTCAATTTTCAGGATGTGAGCCAAACGCCAAGCGGAAACCCCATTGTTTGGCGCGAATTTGTGTTTGGTGATGGAGGTAAGCAAATTGACAGTATCTCTATTCCGAGTATAATAGGCTGCTACAGATATGTTCCCCCAACTCCTGCGGGTGGTAAATTTACCCCTCAAATGACCATTAGGGACAGCAAAGGTTGTATCTCGTTTGTTGAGAAGCAAGCTTTAATAGAGATTAAGCCTGATATTGGAGCTAACTTCACTACTCCAAATCCGAAGCAATGTTTATTTACACCTACTAATTTTACTAACACTTCATTGGTAAATCAAGCCAATACCAAAAAATTCATTTGGGATTTTGGTGATGGTACGATTGACAGCAGCCAAACCCAATGGAGCGGATTCGTTCATACTTATACCAAAAATGGTTGTTTCAATGCTCAATTAATTATTGAAGCACTGGACGGTTGTAAGGATACCGTTAAAAAAGCTGCCGCTTGTAACGTTGCTCCTATTTTGGATGTTAGCGTAGCTAATGGTGATATTCAATGTGCAACAGGACAGCAGTTTGTATTTAGTCACCCTGCTATTCAAGGTGCCGCTTTCTTATGGAACTTTGATGATCCCCCAACTGGTCCCTTGAACTTTGATAACAAAAACTGGACAACAACTCACAACTTCTCAAGCACTGGCCCTTTCGATGTTAGGTTTACCTTATTTACACAAGGCCCTGCTTGTCAGTTTGATACTGTTTATCGTGTTCACGTTAAAGGTCCTTTGGCTGGTATCGAAACCAAACCAGCTCCGGTTATTCCTCCTTCACAACGCTACCAATGTAAAATTACTGATACTGTATATTTCCCTAACATTTCATCATACTACTTAAATGATGATTCAGCATTCAATGATTTTTACTACACTGTAGGCGGAGGTATATTCCAGTTTATTACTCTAACAACAGCTCATGTTGATTTTGATACACTTGTTTTAGGTACTCCTCGTAACTTCACTACTCGTACAGGCCGCAAGGTATATGTGAATGGCGATACTGTTGCCGTAAACGGTGATACTTTGATTTTACAAGGTACCTACTTGGTAAAAGGTACAGATATGAGCGACAGGGATGCATTCTTCTCTAAGAATAGTCATACCACACGTATTTGGGATTTTGCCGATGCAGTAGCTCCACAATGTACAACAGACTCAAGGCCTATTTATCCTAAGAGTGCCGCAAACGGTAACTTACACTGGCCTACTTCACCTGCTCCGGCATGGACGTATGATGCCAACGGAAAATGGTACAACTGTAATTTTAACCGTGATTCATTGCCTAAGCACTGGTACACTCCCGGACAAGAGCGTTGTTACCAAGTACGTTTGATATTGGAAGATACAAGTAAACCCGATCCAAATATTCAAACACTTACTTCTACTCATAACGACCCAAGCTGTCAATCAGAAGCTACTGTGAACCTTGCATTGCAAGGACCTGATGCCAGCGGTTTGCGTATGAAAAAAGACCCTTGCTACGGTAGCCCTAACGTATATGGCATAGAATTCTTCTTTGACAGGACAGGCCCTGCTTGTGACCGTCAAATGTTCTGGATTCACCTTGACTCTACTGCTGATAGGGTGGATAATACTCCTAATGTGTTCGACAAATGGATTCCTCAAACCGGTACTGTTGTTGACCGTATGTTTACTCCTTGGCCGATGGCTACCATGGGACTACCTCCTAACGTAGGTAGCATCTACTGGCAATATTCTGCTCAAGGTGGTTACCCTTCAAAAATTGCTGATAAATCAGGTTGGGTAACTGTTGGTTTGCGTATTCAAAACGGTATCGACCCAACAACCGGTCAACCATGTATTGATGAAAAATGGTATAACAAAGCTTACCGTTATATTCAAGCTGAACCTGATTATAAGTTCTATAACTTGAATAGGCCTGATAGCTTGTACACTTTTGAAAGGTTGTGTTCACCTAACGATATATATGTTAAACGTAACAAACTTGCTATATCGTTACAAGGTGGTTTGACTGACTCTACTTATGCTAGTGATAGTGTGGGTGTAGATTCATGGTCATGGACTAACACAGCTGCACCTATTACAGGCGGTTATTTAGAAACCGGTGCGTTAGTTGATAGCTTCCATAGGTATATGTGTGACTCATTGTCTAACTATTGCTACTCTTATGTTATGCGTTATGAATTTAAAGCTGACGGTAGTGTAGTATTATTAGACTCTGTTGTTACCCGTGTTTGGGATAGAACTACAAAACAAACTATATCGGTTACACCAATGGACTCTATTCCGGATGTAATCAAGAAAATCCGTATCAATTCACCCGGTCGTTATGATGTAAGGCACGCATTGATTACTTGTCAATCGGAAGAACGATTAGTAGATGGTGCTATGAAACGTGTTAAAACCTGTTGCGATAATCCATACTTTGAGGCAAGTCACATTGCAGTATTAGGTTTCTTTAGCAACTTGAACCTTGACGATTCAATAGTATGCCGCAATAAAGAGATTCAATTCTTCGATTCGGCCAGGTACTATTTAGAAGATGATATACCTGTTTATCCATACATTTTGGATGAATATGATTTCTGGGATAACCCGTTAGTGTACAAAGATGGTTCTAACCGTCCACGCCCACGTCCGTTCCCTGCTGATTATGAAAAATTGCGTTGGGATTTTGGTGACGGTACAGGCTGGAACTCTTCAGTACCTGATAACCCACTACGTGCTTTCCCAGAACCAGGTATCTATACTGTTAAACTTGAAATGAGCGATAGTATCGGTTGTAAACAAGTTGAAACTAGGAATGTAACCATTACAGGTATCTCATCTAACTTTACTTACAATAGGAAACTTACAAACTGTCGTCCTACCGTTGACTTCCTTGATACATCATTGATACTTGATCCTTGCCGTTTGGTGAAAAACACAAACTGTGATCAAATAGTGAGCTGGGAATGGAACTTTGGCGATAACAAACCAAACAACCAAAGTATATCTATCTTACAGAATCCTTCAAAAATCTATACCTCATTCGGTGATTTTGATGTGACACTAGTAGTTACTACTAAATTGGGATGTAAAGACTCTATCAAACGTACAATTTCGTTGGAAGGTCCTCGTCCAAGATTTGAGTTTGCTGCTGACTCAGTAGGTTGCCGTCCTTTCACTGTAGAATTGCGTAACACTAGTATCAACCCAAGCCCTAATGCAAACTGGATTTGGTACTTTGGTGATGGTAAATTCTTGAATGACAATACTGGTAAAGATGTTACCCATACATATGATACTGCCGGTACTTTCGAAATTATACTATATCAAGAAGACCAAACTCCTCTAGGCTCAAATAAGTGTAATGCTATATTCCCTGATACTAACCAAACTAACGGTAACTATCGTAAGTTCTTAGTAAGGGTATTGCCATCACGTAAAACTGCCTTTACTGTGTCTGATAGTATTGTGTGTGTTAACGATTCAGTTACCTTTACAAGCAGCTCAGATACTATTTACTCCGACTACGTTTGGGTAACCGGTGTTGTTGGTGATACAATTAAGAAAACCAAAGCAAACGGTGGTGATGTTGTTGGTAAGCGTTATACCTTCCCCGGTACTTTCTACGTGCAGTTGAGGCCACAATACACTCCCCCAGCAGGTGAGCCAGCTTGTCCTACATCATCTGTTCGCAGGGTTGTTGTACGTGACGTTGAAGCTAAATTTGCTTGTGATACTGCTAACATACCTGTAATGAAGTTTATCAACCAGTCTCGTAATGCGGCTAAAATTTGGTGGGATTTCGGAACCGGTGATGGATTTGAAGATGGTAATGCAAGACCTGATTATCCAGATGCTAACTACAACTATGGTGAGAACAAAGGTTTCTACACTGTTCTACTTGCTGTAGAAAGCCCTGAAGGTTGTTTAGATACTGCTTTTTGCCAGTTTGTTTATGACTACAAAGTAGGTATTAACCCTCCAAACATCTTTACTCCTGGAGACGGTAACAACCTAAACGATTTGTTCGATGTGAGAATAGAGAACGAAGAAGCTTATGCGTTGGGTATATACAACCGTTGGGGTGAGAAAGTGTTTGAAGCTGAGAAGAAAGATGCAATGTGGGACGGTAAACACATGGCTACCGGCTCAGATTGTCCTCCAGGTGTGTACTTTGTAGTAATTAACTACAGGTTGCGTGGTCAAAGTGATAAAACGTACCGCGGTACACTAACCTTGAAACGTCAATAA
- the msrB gene encoding peptide-methionine (R)-S-oxide reductase MsrB, which translates to MKLLQFFTVITLLAGFAAYNSSVTNNTKDMRDMQSKLTDKQPDSTVKTIVKTEQEWKEQLTAEQYYILREKGTERAFTGKYLLNKETGVYNCAACGNPLFKSNQKFDSHCGWPSFDDQIEGAVKTERDSSHGMVRTEIMCARCGGHLGHVFDDGPTNTGLRYCVNSVSIDFERDTAVK; encoded by the coding sequence ATGAAACTTTTACAGTTTTTTACGGTTATTACTTTACTGGCAGGTTTTGCGGCCTATAATTCATCGGTTACAAATAATACTAAGGATATGAGGGATATGCAATCTAAATTAACGGATAAACAACCCGACAGCACAGTGAAAACTATTGTTAAAACTGAGCAGGAATGGAAAGAACAGCTTACGGCAGAGCAATACTATATTTTGAGGGAAAAGGGTACTGAAAGAGCTTTTACTGGTAAGTACTTGTTGAACAAAGAGACGGGTGTATATAATTGTGCAGCTTGTGGCAACCCTTTGTTTAAGAGCAATCAGAAATTTGACAGCCATTGCGGATGGCCGAGCTTTGACGACCAAATTGAAGGAGCCGTGAAGACTGAGCGCGATAGTTCACACGGTATGGTTCGGACCGAAATTATGTGTGCCCGTTGCGGTGGGCATTTGGGACACGTGTTTGATGACGGGCCAACTAATACAGGGCTTCGGTACTGCGTAAATTCAGTATCAATTGATTTTGAGAGAGATACTGCAGTTAAATAA
- a CDS encoding DEAD/DEAH box helicase, with translation MSTSFAQLGLRTEIVDAITAMGFENPTEIQNMAIPILLSRPTDLVGLAQTGTGKTAAFGLPMLHLLDFSKKQIQGLILCPTRELCLQIQKDLYNFSKQLPGTSVVAVYGGASIENQIRDLKRGCQIVVATPGRLIDMMQRRAINLSSVDYLVLDEADEMLNMGFKEDIDAILEATPETKHTWLFSATMPAEVRRIASGYMNQPEEIQVGSKNTANVNIEHVYYLTMARNKYAALKRIVDFSPDIYGIIFTRTKIEAQDITEHLMKDGYNADALHGDLSQAQREKVMARYRSRSLQLLVATDVAARGIDVNDISHVINYSLPDELEVYTHRSGRTARAGKKGISISIINSKETGKIRQLEKATGAKFKKQDIPNGKEICEKQLFKIIQEVHDVEVNAAEIEPFLPVIYKRLADLDKEELIKRFASLEFNRFLEYYRNSPDLNIDADSGSYKAGGSFARFFISIGEKDGVDKTGLLKFLNKQGLGNYKIGRINIKFTYSFFEIDESGASEVQERLTGVIFGNREIRVELETGNSGGGGDRGDRGDRGGRERSSSGPRSYGSREGGAPRGGGNSRNYGGGGGGGRDRGNDRDRSNSRDRGGDRGGSRPPKGKGPRSYDF, from the coding sequence ATGAGTACATCTTTTGCGCAGCTTGGGTTGCGCACCGAAATTGTGGATGCCATTACTGCAATGGGTTTCGAAAACCCTACAGAAATCCAAAACATGGCAATTCCCATCCTGTTGTCCCGCCCTACCGATTTGGTAGGCCTTGCCCAAACAGGTACAGGCAAAACCGCAGCATTTGGGCTGCCTATGCTTCACCTGCTTGATTTTTCTAAAAAACAAATACAGGGGCTTATTTTGTGCCCCACCCGCGAACTTTGTTTGCAAATCCAAAAAGACCTTTACAATTTTTCAAAACAACTACCCGGTACCAGCGTTGTTGCTGTGTACGGTGGTGCCAGTATCGAAAACCAAATTCGTGACCTAAAACGCGGATGCCAGATTGTGGTTGCTACTCCGGGTCGTTTGATTGACATGATGCAGCGTAGAGCTATCAACCTTTCAAGTGTTGATTACCTAGTGTTGGATGAAGCGGATGAGATGCTGAACATGGGTTTCAAAGAAGACATTGATGCTATATTAGAAGCCACACCCGAAACCAAACACACTTGGTTGTTTAGTGCTACTATGCCTGCTGAAGTTCGCAGGATTGCATCAGGTTATATGAACCAACCGGAAGAAATTCAGGTAGGCTCAAAAAATACTGCCAATGTTAATATTGAGCACGTGTATTACCTAACCATGGCGCGTAACAAGTATGCTGCACTTAAGCGTATTGTTGATTTTTCACCTGATATATACGGTATTATTTTTACCCGTACTAAAATTGAAGCTCAAGACATTACCGAGCATTTGATGAAAGACGGTTACAATGCTGATGCTTTACACGGTGATTTATCACAAGCTCAACGCGAAAAAGTAATGGCACGTTACCGTTCACGCAGCTTGCAACTACTAGTTGCTACTGACGTTGCAGCACGTGGTATAGATGTAAACGACATTAGTCACGTTATCAACTACTCTTTGCCCGATGAATTAGAGGTTTATACCCACCGTAGCGGTCGTACAGCCCGTGCAGGTAAAAAAGGTATTTCAATTTCAATTATCAACAGCAAAGAAACCGGTAAAATCCGTCAGCTTGAAAAAGCAACAGGTGCTAAGTTTAAAAAGCAGGACATTCCTAACGGAAAAGAAATCTGTGAAAAGCAGCTGTTTAAAATTATACAAGAAGTACACGATGTAGAGGTAAATGCTGCTGAAATTGAGCCTTTCTTGCCGGTAATTTACAAACGCCTTGCCGATTTGGATAAGGAAGAACTGATAAAACGTTTTGCTTCTCTTGAGTTTAACCGCTTCTTAGAATATTACCGTAACTCTCCTGATTTGAACATTGATGCTGATTCAGGTTCATACAAAGCAGGAGGCAGCTTTGCTCGTTTCTTCATCAGTATTGGTGAAAAAGACGGGGTTGATAAAACAGGCCTACTTAAATTCTTGAACAAACAAGGATTGGGTAACTATAAAATTGGTCGTATCAACATTAAATTCACGTATTCATTCTTTGAGATTGATGAAAGTGGAGCAAGCGAAGTACAGGAACGTTTAACCGGAGTAATATTCGGTAACCGCGAAATTCGTGTTGAGCTAGAAACCGGTAATTCTGGTGGCGGAGGCGATAGAGGTGACCGTGGCGACCGTGGTGGTCGTGAGCGTTCATCATCGGGCCCGCGCAGTTATGGTTCACGCGAAGGCGGTGCACCCCGTGGCGGAGGTAACTCACGCAATTATGGTGGTGGAGGCGGTGGCGGCCGTGATCGCGGTAACGACCGTGACAGAAGCAATAGCCGTGATAGGGGAGGAGACCGTGGAGGAAGCAGACCTCCTAAAGGTAAGGGACCCCGTAGCTACGATTTTTAA
- a CDS encoding sigma-70 family RNA polymerase sigma factor yields the protein MTVREEEIVAGCLKGDPKYQKALYSQYSKKMYGVCLRYASDPEAARDLLQDGFIKVFQNLAGFKGQGSFEGWIRRIMVNNALEMLRKLSSKAQHVDVEDVQEELYESTNFSRYDMNYLLSKIQQLAPGYRAVFNLYVIEGFQHNEIAEMLGISENTSKSQLSRARKLLQESLEDVKKAYNV from the coding sequence ATGACAGTTAGAGAAGAGGAAATAGTAGCCGGTTGTTTGAAAGGAGACCCAAAGTACCAAAAAGCTCTTTATAGTCAGTATTCAAAAAAGATGTACGGTGTTTGTTTACGCTATGCATCAGACCCAGAAGCCGCCCGCGACTTGTTGCAAGACGGTTTTATTAAGGTGTTTCAGAACCTAGCCGGATTTAAAGGTCAAGGTTCGTTTGAAGGATGGATAAGGAGAATTATGGTGAACAATGCACTTGAAATGTTGAGAAAGCTGAGCAGCAAGGCCCAGCATGTTGATGTGGAAGATGTGCAGGAAGAACTGTATGAGAGCACCAACTTTAGCAGGTATGATATGAATTATCTGCTTAGTAAAATCCAGCAGTTAGCACCGGGATACAGGGCAGTTTTTAACCTGTATGTGATTGAGGGTTTCCAGCACAACGAAATAGCCGAAATGCTGGGGATAAGCGAGAATACTTCAAAATCTCAATTATCCAGAGCCCGTAAATTGTTACAGGAATCATTAGAAGACGTGAAAAAAGCATACAATGTCTAA